From the Helianthus annuus cultivar XRQ/B chromosome 17, HanXRQr2.0-SUNRISE, whole genome shotgun sequence genome, the window TCGATAAATGTAAAagcttttatctttttttttatttacttttttttagTGTGAGCGGCTGGGTAAAAGAATACCCTAATTGATGGGTAATTGATGATGCATTTTGTTATCTATGTCGGTGTTTGTTGTCTCCATTTAGCTGTGTATCTATTGTTGTAGATACAGATTTAATTTTCTAGCTTACCatatatattttgctttgatGCTAGGGTTTGTTCATTCTTTTGACTAGTGGAAATTTAATGTTAAGTTTTGGAGTTCTTCTATTATGTTTAGTAATTAGTAATTTAGTTTAACATATAATTATAGTTTAAATACATGGGTTGGGTTTATGATCAGTGAGAAATCTATGGTTTTCTTGACTCATAGAGTTCAAAAAAATGTATGCTATATAGGTGTTGTACACGTGATAGGTCAGTTGGTTTTGCCCTCTTATTACTAATTATTTTTTTCTATAGTGCATGTACTTTGCAGCTGTTTAGTTGAGCTCATGTAACTTATTactgtttaatttctgcattaaTGTGTTTTCACAGTGAAGTTTGGCATGCATATGTATATTGGGAACTTATCATGAAATTATATTGAGAGGTTTCTTTCAAATAGAGTTGGGAGTATTTACGTTGGAGAGATTTGCGGCAGTGGAGCGGCGGTCCCGGAAATTGTGAATTGAGAAGAGGTGTTATTCTTCTTAAACATTCATTTGTTTTGAACAGGTGGCAGCAGCAAAAGCAGATTTAAATTAGATCGGTTTGGAAGGGGAAATCGGATGCATGGTGAATGGCGCTGGGTTGGCAATGGCTACAAGGATATCATAAAAAGTTACATGGAGGAACACCTGCCAATTTTCTAGATGTAGGTGGGAACGCTTCTGAAGGACAGGTAAGTATTTGTTTCAAAGtacgatttaaaaaaaaaattaaatatatatagcTCTGATGACACATAATAATaacttgaaaaaaaaacatggtgCAGGTTGTTGAGGCTTTCAAGATCTTGACATCTGATGACAAGGTGAAAGCAATAGTAAACATACCTTTGAAGTGTCAAACTGGGCGGGTCGAGTGGGCTGTTCGGTTGGGTTTAAGTGGACTTTTTTCGTTGTCTACAGGTTGCATTAAAGGTGCCCGTTGTGG encodes:
- the LOC110922063 gene encoding succinate--CoA ligase [ADP-forming] subunit beta, mitochondrial-like translates to MALGWQWLQGYHKKLHGGTPANFLDVGGNASEGQVVEAFKILTSDDKVALKVPVVVRLEGTNVDQGKRIPKESGMTLITAEDLDDAAEKAVKALKSA